From the Thamnophis elegans isolate rThaEle1 chromosome 11, rThaEle1.pri, whole genome shotgun sequence genome, one window contains:
- the NKX1-1 gene encoding NK1 transcription factor-related protein 1 encodes MNVRRDEAQVGDVYIPAPTAAAAGSPPERLLGEPGSWREDGMESHAEQRLAPSGDLPPVYSCPVSRDRPGSENGGSSTLPGPEGAGAAGAVVHRTTPFSVLDILDPNKFNSKGRRQCALLYKAATAAAGTDFALGADEKPEEAGGDPNAASEDFQAGRRKPSLDGRKPGELYPSDEVGLEPVHRESPLPESEAPDEEEEEDEEDEEELGSEGSCNSDGSAVEAARGLGAEEGQSPQRQPAGAAPGLPQQPPPPPQPSPPQGQAATPPSGGKTKRKRPGSDSKSGKPRRARTAFTYEQLVALENKFKATRYLSVCERLNLALSLSLTETQVKIWFQNRRTKWKKQNPGADTSAPTGGGGGGGGGVGGGGGGAGGLSGALSPLSHSPPMVNHGLAMHGPPGAYSHSAGGLVCAAQLPFLPGPAAVLSPFVLGSQTYGAPAFYTPHL; translated from the exons ATGAACGTGAGACGAGACGAGGCTCAGGTGGGTGACGTCTATATTCCGGCACCGACAGCGGCGGCGGCAGGGAGCCCTCCGGAGCGCCTCCTGGGAGAACCGGGCAGCTGGCGGGAGGACGGCATGGAGAGCCACGCGGAGCAGCGCCTGGCGCCCAGCGGCGACCTGCCCCCCGTCTATTCGTGCCCGGTGAGCCGGGACAGGCCGGGCAGCGAGAACGGCGGCAGCAGCACATTGCCGGGGCCGGAGGGGGCGGGCGCGGCGGGGGCCGTGGTGCACCGGACCACCCCCTTCTCCGTGCTGGACATCCTGGACCCCAACAAGTTCAATAGCAAGGGCCGAAGGCAATGCGCCCTGCTCTACAAGGCGGCAACCGCGGCGGCCGGCACCGACTTCGCGCTGGGAGCCGACGAGAAGCCGGAGGAGGCGGGCGGCGACCCCAATGCTGCGTCCGAAGACTTCCAGGCCGGCAGGAGGAAGCCCTCGCTCGACGGGCGCA AACCCGGCGAGCTGTACCCGAGCGACGAGGTGGGGCTGGAACCGGTGCACCGGGAGAGCCCCCTGCCCGAAAGCGAAGCGCcggacgaggaggaagaggaggacgaggaggacgaggaggagctGGGCAGCGAGGGGAGTTGCAACAGCGACGGCAGCGCCGTGGAGGCCGCTCGGGGACTCGGCGCCGAGGAAGGCCAGAGCCCACAGAGGCAGCCGGCCGGAGCCGCTCCGGGGCTCCCgcaacagccgccgccgccgccgcagccGTCGCCGCCCCAGGGCCAGGCCGCCACCCCGCCGTCGGGGGGCAAAACCAAGCGGAAGCGCCCCGGCTCGGACTCCAAGTCGGGCAAGCCCCGGCGGGCGCGGACAGCCTTCACCTACGAGCAGCTGGTGGCGCTGGAGAACAAGTTCAAGGCCACGCGGTACCTGTCGGTGTGCGAGCGCCTCAACCTGGCCCTTTCGCTCAGCCTGACCGAGACGCAGGTCAAGATCTGGTTCCAGAACCGGCGCACCAAGTGGAAGAAGCAGAACCCGGGCGCCGACACCAGCGCCCCGACGGGCGGCGGGGGCGGCGGGGGCGGCGGGGTggggggcggcggcgggggcGCGGGCGGCCTGTCGGGGGCGCTGAGCCCGCTCAGCCACTCGCCGCCCATGGTCAACCACGGCCTGGCCATGCACGGCCCTCCCGGCGCCTACAGCCACTCGGCCGGCGGGCTGGTCTGCGCCGCCCAGCTGCCCTTCCTGCCCGGCCCGGCCGCCGTCCTCTCGCCCTTCGTGCTGGGTTCGCAGACCTACGGCGCGCCCGCCTTCTACACGCCGCACCTCTGA